The following proteins are co-located in the Dermochelys coriacea isolate rDerCor1 chromosome 4, rDerCor1.pri.v4, whole genome shotgun sequence genome:
- the HMGB2 gene encoding high mobility group protein B2 — protein MGKGDPNKPRGKMSSYAYFVQTCREEHKKKHPDSSVNFAEFSRKCSERWKTMSAKEKSKFEDLAKGDKARYDREMKNYIPPKGEKKGKKKDPNAPKRPPSAFFLFCSEHRPKIKSDHPGLSIGDTAKKLGEMWSEQSAKDKQPFEQKAAKLKEKYEKDVAAYRAKGKSDAGKKGPGRPTGSKKKAEPEEDEDEEDEEEEEDEEEEDEDEE, from the exons ATGGGCAAAGGCGACCCCAACAAGCCGCGGGGCAAGATGTCCTCGTACGCGTACTTCGTGCAGACCTGCCGCGAGGAGCACAAGAAGAAGCACCCGGACTCCTCGGTCAACTTCGCCGAGTTTTCCCGGAAGTGCTCGGAGAGAtggaag ACAAtgtctgcaaaagaaaaatcaaagtttGAAGATCTGGCGAAAGGAGATAAAGCTCGTTATGACAGAGAGATGAAAAATTATATTCCTCCTAAAGGCgagaagaagggaaagaaaaaggatcCTAATGCTCCTAAAAGGCCCCC ATCTGCATTCTTTCTCTTTTGTTCTGAACATCGTCCAAAGATCAAAAGTGACCATCCTGGCTTGTCTATTGGGGATACTGCAAAGAAACTAGGTGAAATGTGGTCTGAGCAGTCAGCCAAAGATAAACAGCCATTTGAACAGAAGGCAGCAAAACTAAAGGAGAAATATGAAAAG GATGTTGCAGCATACCGTGCCAAGGGCAAGAGTGATGCAGGAAAGAAAGGTCCTGGTAGGCCCACAGGATCTAAGAAGAAGGCAGAACCTGAAGAGGATGAAGACgaggaagatgaagaggaggaggaagacgaagaggaggaggatgaagatgaaGAGTAA